In the Pseudoalteromonas ulvae UL12 genome, one interval contains:
- a CDS encoding type 2 periplasmic-binding domain-containing protein, with amino-acid sequence MSKLCVLLLLISCGLQAANEVVVDILKSENFTSRYNEILNGRSALAVEEFTPLSAGSHLEIVEMILLQQALYLGGETRPVKFKGTESHNLNEYTDLISGDVLTLGRTLWFEDTIDFLGSLYVSEAVIPYGQYEAGFYVAKDNLAAQSMTIADLHKLKVVANPRWKADWRALKSTPVIINNFIGPWENMLAMVDAKIVDAMLVNFSVSPDLILRFSGKEFVPIPNLKVMLPDSRHFVVSKQHPEGKVIFEALEKGLVELNKQGKIERFYQQAGFINSQVKEWQLVNQAMVVVDD; translated from the coding sequence ATGTCTAAATTATGTGTATTACTGCTATTAATTAGTTGTGGTTTACAGGCTGCCAACGAAGTGGTGGTGGATATCCTAAAAAGTGAAAATTTCACTAGCCGTTATAACGAAATCCTCAATGGTCGTTCAGCACTGGCTGTCGAAGAATTCACGCCTCTTTCTGCAGGTTCACACCTTGAAATAGTCGAGATGATTCTATTACAACAAGCCCTTTATTTAGGGGGGGAAACTCGCCCTGTGAAGTTTAAAGGCACAGAATCTCATAATCTCAATGAATATACGGATTTAATCAGTGGTGATGTTTTAACCTTAGGGCGCACCTTATGGTTTGAAGATACGATCGACTTTTTAGGCTCGCTCTATGTCAGCGAGGCAGTGATCCCGTATGGGCAATATGAAGCGGGATTTTATGTCGCAAAAGATAATTTAGCGGCACAAAGCATGACCATTGCTGATCTTCATAAATTAAAAGTAGTCGCCAATCCGCGTTGGAAAGCCGATTGGCGCGCGCTTAAAAGTACCCCTGTGATCATTAACAACTTTATTGGTCCATGGGAAAATATGCTGGCTATGGTCGATGCAAAAATTGTCGATGCCATGCTGGTTAATTTTAGTGTGAGCCCTGACTTAATATTACGTTTTTCCGGAAAAGAATTTGTACCCATCCCAAACTTAAAAGTGATGCTACCTGATTCAAGACATTTTGTTGTGAGTAAGCAGCATCCGGAAGGTAAAGTGATATTTGAAGCACTTGAAAAAGGGTTAGTTGAGCTTAATAAGCAAGGTAAAATTGAGCGCTTTTATCAACAAGCTGGCTTTATAAATTCGCAAGTTAAAGAGTGGCAGTTAGTCAATCAAGCGATGGTGGTTGTCGATGACTAA